From the genome of Pelobacter propionicus DSM 2379, one region includes:
- a CDS encoding penicillin-binding transpeptidase domain-containing protein, with translation MQDLKYLTEKKRFPLIATSRANKGNRKLAASRHHLSRQLSLSSEEKRRRFKQLLLVLAALAVITPLCLYTLRAVPAAARGMVAWLQKQRSQTPREALAAKQPEASPFQMATSLLDSAVMDGDRFTARTGKGDTLHYTIQGDLQKRVHDFMADREVPYGVFVAIEPATGRILAMTAHSSINPEWERHAFFDVYPMASLFKIVTASAALENRLMTPDTVVEFRGGFVSESPRYWQASPRGRNNRLDVSCAMGKSVNPVYGRVAADIAGKTNVMQSVNRFGFNQKLLPGIPVKESQAMEPLDDHGLMLMGAGLDHEVKISPLHAAAMMAAIANNGRMMSPGLTESLTAPSGKARLTHTPREIRRLVSPETAQSLTRMLSSTVTSGTSRRAFHDRQGRPFLDVDVCAKTGSIDGTDPQGHYSWFAAFAPAQNPRIALVALVINQDRWKIKSSQVGQQALMAFFDRERNP, from the coding sequence ATGCAGGACCTCAAATATCTGACTGAAAAAAAACGTTTCCCCCTGATCGCCACCTCCAGAGCCAACAAGGGCAACCGAAAATTGGCGGCCTCTCGTCATCACCTCTCGCGCCAACTGAGTCTGTCCAGCGAGGAGAAGCGCCGTCGTTTCAAGCAGCTGCTGCTGGTTCTGGCCGCCCTGGCGGTGATAACACCGCTCTGCCTGTACACCTTGCGCGCGGTACCCGCTGCTGCCAGGGGAATGGTAGCATGGCTCCAGAAGCAGCGCAGCCAGACCCCCCGGGAGGCCTTGGCCGCAAAACAGCCCGAGGCCAGCCCCTTCCAGATGGCCACCTCGCTCTTGGACTCCGCCGTCATGGACGGCGACCGCTTCACGGCCCGAACCGGCAAGGGCGACACGCTTCACTACACTATCCAGGGTGATCTGCAGAAACGGGTCCATGACTTCATGGCGGACAGGGAGGTCCCCTACGGCGTCTTTGTGGCCATCGAACCTGCGACCGGCAGGATTCTGGCCATGACCGCCCACTCATCCATCAACCCGGAGTGGGAACGTCACGCATTTTTCGACGTCTACCCCATGGCTTCGCTGTTCAAGATCGTCACCGCCTCGGCAGCCCTGGAAAACAGACTCATGACCCCTGATACCGTTGTGGAATTCCGCGGCGGATTCGTTTCCGAGAGTCCCCGTTATTGGCAGGCCAGCCCGCGCGGCAGGAACAACCGCCTGGACGTGAGCTGTGCCATGGGCAAGTCAGTCAACCCGGTCTACGGGAGGGTTGCAGCCGACATCGCCGGTAAGACCAATGTCATGCAATCGGTAAACAGGTTCGGGTTCAACCAGAAACTGCTGCCGGGCATCCCGGTCAAGGAGAGCCAGGCAATGGAGCCGCTGGATGACCATGGCCTGATGCTCATGGGGGCGGGCCTGGACCACGAGGTAAAGATCTCGCCGCTACATGCCGCCGCCATGATGGCGGCCATTGCCAACAACGGCCGCATGATGTCTCCCGGCCTGACCGAGAGCCTGACCGCCCCGTCCGGAAAGGCCAGGCTTACCCATACCCCCCGCGAGATCCGCCGCCTCGTTTCTCCCGAAACGGCCCAATCCCTGACCCGCATGCTCTCCAGCACCGTGACCAGCGGAACATCCCGCAGGGCGTTCCACGACCGCCAGGGGCGTCCTTTCCTGGATGTTGACGTCTGCGCCAAGACCGGCTCCATCGATGGCACCGATCCCCAGGGGCACTATTCCTGGTTCGCTGCCTTCGCGCCGGCCCAGAATCCGCGTATCGCCCTGGTGGCCCTGGTCATCAACCAGGACCGTTGGAAGATCAAATCCTCCCAGGTGGGGCAACAGGCCCTGATGGCGTTTTTCGACAGGGAGAGGAATCCCTAG
- the trmB gene encoding tRNA (guanosine(46)-N7)-methyltransferase TrmB translates to MPDWRQIFGNDNPLALEIGCGMGDFVTQVAQLHPDWNFVAIDYYNKGCLKTCKRIDDLELNNVRVVRDEARGFMVRCIPPESLQAVVINCPDPWPKMRHRKRRLVNGEFVAFLADFMLPGGDFHFATDFDDYGEDVARMMPGIAGFENVLAPDFYRHTREQYPLSKYMKKFMAEGKRIYFVHYRKQG, encoded by the coding sequence ATGCCCGACTGGCGGCAGATCTTTGGAAACGACAACCCGCTGGCCCTGGAGATCGGCTGCGGCATGGGCGACTTCGTGACCCAGGTGGCGCAGCTGCACCCGGACTGGAATTTTGTCGCCATCGATTATTACAACAAGGGGTGCCTCAAGACCTGCAAACGCATCGACGACCTGGAGTTGAACAATGTGCGGGTGGTTCGGGACGAGGCTCGCGGTTTCATGGTGCGCTGCATTCCTCCCGAATCGTTGCAGGCGGTGGTCATCAACTGCCCCGACCCCTGGCCCAAGATGCGCCACCGCAAACGCAGGCTGGTGAATGGCGAGTTTGTCGCGTTCCTGGCGGATTTCATGCTGCCGGGGGGGGATTTCCACTTTGCCACTGATTTCGACGACTACGGCGAGGATGTGGCCCGGATGATGCCGGGCATCGCCGGTTTTGAAAACGTCCTTGCCCCCGATTTCTATCGCCACACGCGGGAGCAATACCCCCTGTCCAAGTATATGAAGAAATTCATGGCCGAGGGAAAACGGATCTATTTCGTCCATTACCGCAAGCAGGGCTAA
- a CDS encoding UDP-2,3-diacylglucosamine diphosphatase, which yields MRTIFLADAHLRSPDDLNYRMLLRFLRGLEGITETLFIMGDLFDFWIGFPSHPFRQYDPLLDALLALKRSGCRLVYFEGNHDFHLGSIFYERLAAEVHTRPAIRTVQGRRLFLCHGDQINRADHGYRLLRLVLRNRLAAATVRHVPPALALCIRERLQHASRSSYGSKSVRWDYGRIIRDFARSVHRMGCTGLVTGHFHLAFCEELDCGSFTILSLGEWMERLTYGEMVAGRLRLSEYLPDRP from the coding sequence ATGCGTACGATCTTTCTCGCCGATGCCCACCTGAGGTCCCCCGACGATTTAAATTACCGGATGCTGCTCCGCTTTCTGCGCGGTCTTGAGGGAATCACGGAAACCCTGTTCATCATGGGCGACCTGTTCGATTTCTGGATCGGTTTTCCCTCCCACCCCTTCCGGCAGTACGATCCGCTGCTGGATGCGCTGCTGGCGCTGAAACGGAGCGGCTGTCGTCTGGTTTACTTCGAGGGTAATCACGATTTCCACCTGGGCAGCATCTTTTACGAGCGTCTGGCAGCCGAAGTTCATACCAGGCCTGCCATCCGCACGGTTCAGGGGAGGCGGCTCTTTCTCTGCCATGGCGACCAGATCAACCGGGCCGACCACGGTTACCGCCTGCTGCGCCTTGTGCTGCGCAACCGTCTGGCCGCCGCGACGGTCAGGCACGTTCCCCCCGCGTTGGCGCTGTGTATCAGGGAGCGCCTCCAGCATGCCAGCCGCTCCAGCTATGGGAGCAAGTCGGTGCGTTGGGATTACGGCCGGATCATCCGTGACTTTGCCCGTTCGGTGCACCGCATGGGGTGCACCGGGCTGGTCACCGGCCATTTTCATCTGGCCTTCTGCGAGGAACTGGATTGCGGTTCCTTCACGATCCTCTCCCTGGGGGAGTGGATGGAGCGCCTGACCTATGGCGAGATGGTGGCAGGCAGGCTACGTCTCAGCGAGTACCTGCCTGATCGCCCGTAG
- a CDS encoding energy transducer TonB, whose amino-acid sequence MSERYVEKTFLYLLIFSLLLHLGVFALLLYLPPKKQPPPKEPVFIDLQQMPEAMLPREPAQAEVRRRSDQRRRVEREAAPRGRDSVDSGVRPQPPVSRPLPGRAGEPGSPSLPGARPQRESRVTEGSSVAGLLKPRSPAGRPQGQPRLFPGAGGMARLEENYRRKFEKDVAEGDTKFLNTDDIQFGSFLRRFENSVYGVWRYPEEASRNGIQGVTPVRITFNRRGEVVHVELLESSGAKVLDDEVFRTLKLIGPVGGFPRGYDKDEFHLIAFFQYGMTRRSLR is encoded by the coding sequence ATGTCTGAGCGATACGTAGAAAAAACATTCCTCTACCTGCTGATCTTCTCGCTTCTGCTGCACCTGGGAGTGTTTGCCCTGCTCTTGTACCTGCCGCCGAAGAAGCAGCCGCCTCCCAAGGAACCGGTCTTCATTGACCTGCAACAGATGCCCGAGGCGATGCTCCCCCGTGAGCCGGCTCAGGCGGAGGTGCGGCGGCGCTCTGACCAGAGGAGGCGGGTGGAGCGCGAAGCAGCTCCGCGGGGGAGAGACAGCGTGGACAGCGGCGTGCGGCCGCAACCGCCGGTCAGCCGACCCCTTCCGGGCCGGGCAGGCGAGCCGGGAAGCCCCTCCCTGCCCGGAGCGAGGCCTCAGCGGGAGAGCCGGGTGACCGAAGGGTCTTCGGTGGCCGGTCTTTTGAAGCCTCGTTCCCCTGCCGGACGACCCCAAGGGCAGCCGAGGCTGTTTCCCGGAGCCGGGGGGATGGCCAGGCTGGAGGAGAACTATCGCCGCAAGTTTGAGAAGGATGTTGCCGAGGGGGATACCAAGTTTCTCAATACCGACGACATCCAGTTCGGTTCGTTCCTTCGGCGCTTCGAAAATTCCGTCTACGGTGTTTGGCGCTATCCCGAGGAGGCCTCCAGAAACGGCATCCAGGGGGTCACACCGGTCAGGATCACCTTCAATCGGCGGGGAGAGGTCGTGCATGTGGAGCTTTTGGAGAGTTCTGGCGCCAAGGTGCTGGATGACGAAGTATTCCGTACCCTGAAGCTGATCGGCCCGGTGGGCGGATTTCCTCGCGGGTATGACAAGGACGAGTTCCACCTGATAGCGTTCTTTCAGTATGGCATGACAAGGAGATCCCTGAGATGA
- a CDS encoding FprA family A-type flavoprotein, which yields MNIHNIIGDVYRLSVNIEDKNYLFEGIWPIPHGISINGYLIKSEKNVLIDLTQDIMDFPRAFTEQMGEVSLGIEDIDIIVINHMEPDHAGWLREFCRRNKKATIYCTQKAVPLLEAFASVPPERAVAITDGMILEVGDYELQFFDTPNIHWPETMMTYERKRGLLFSCDAFGSYGKVEENTIFDDQLSADTHDFFEKEALRYYANIVATFSTFVLKGLEKLQGLDVRVICPSHGIIWRENPAVIIDHYRRYAQYSKGPGEREVTLVWSSMYGNTKAVLSTVVETLRKKNIPVHIFQAPGDDIGYILASAWKSAGLIFGMPTYEYKVFPPMAHVMEELLVKRVTNKKVFRYGSYGWVGGAQKDFEAKTGKSGWDLVGHYEWQGAPTDKDLENIREALEAYCDSLIAFTKES from the coding sequence ATGAACATTCACAACATAATCGGTGATGTGTACCGACTTTCCGTCAACATCGAGGACAAAAACTATCTCTTTGAAGGTATCTGGCCGATTCCCCACGGCATTTCCATAAACGGGTATCTCATCAAATCCGAGAAGAATGTCCTGATCGACCTGACCCAGGATATCATGGACTTTCCCCGGGCGTTCACCGAGCAGATGGGCGAGGTGTCGTTGGGAATCGAAGACATCGACATTATCGTTATCAACCACATGGAGCCCGATCATGCCGGTTGGCTCAGGGAGTTCTGCCGGAGGAACAAGAAGGCGACAATCTACTGCACGCAGAAGGCCGTTCCCCTTCTGGAGGCCTTCGCTTCGGTACCGCCCGAACGGGCCGTTGCCATCACCGACGGTATGATCCTTGAGGTCGGTGACTATGAGTTGCAGTTCTTCGATACGCCCAACATCCACTGGCCGGAAACGATGATGACCTATGAGCGCAAACGGGGACTGTTGTTTTCCTGTGATGCGTTCGGCTCCTATGGCAAGGTCGAGGAAAACACGATCTTCGACGATCAGCTGTCGGCCGACACGCATGATTTTTTTGAGAAGGAAGCCCTCAGATACTATGCAAACATCGTCGCCACCTTCTCGACCTTTGTATTGAAAGGGCTGGAGAAACTCCAGGGGCTCGACGTCAGGGTCATCTGCCCTTCCCACGGCATCATCTGGCGGGAAAACCCCGCCGTCATCATCGACCACTACCGGCGATACGCCCAGTACAGCAAGGGGCCGGGCGAGCGGGAAGTCACGCTCGTCTGGAGCAGCATGTACGGCAATACCAAGGCGGTGCTGTCGACGGTCGTGGAAACCTTGCGGAAAAAGAACATTCCGGTTCACATCTTCCAGGCTCCCGGTGACGATATCGGCTACATCCTGGCAAGCGCGTGGAAATCAGCCGGACTGATTTTCGGAATGCCCACCTATGAATACAAGGTATTTCCCCCCATGGCCCATGTCATGGAAGAGCTGCTGGTGAAACGGGTCACCAACAAGAAAGTGTTTCGGTATGGTTCCTACGGGTGGGTCGGTGGCGCACAAAAGGATTTCGAAGCTAAAACCGGGAAATCCGGCTGGGATCTCGTGGGGCATTATGAATGGCAAGGGGCGCCAACCGACAAGGATCTGGAAAATATCAGGGAAGCGCTGGAAGCGTATTGCGATTCCCTCATTGCCTTCACGAAGGAGAGTTGA
- a CDS encoding cobyrinate a,c-diamide synthase, with amino-acid sequence MSINGFLIAAPQSGSGKTTISLAIMAALRRRGLVVAPFKCGPDFIDPGYHRMASGRASINLDGWMCPESFVAETFRLHAEAADVAVIEAVMGLFDGLGASPLQGSSAQIAAICGAPVVLVVNARGMAASAAALVKGFAEFDPDVRLAGVIFNNVGSAGHAELLARVMASALPEIALLGCIPRDEALAIPSRHLGLVTAEDNPLPPEYLDRLADLAEKHLDLAGLAGLRITPRSVGASLSRTNGGGMLPVRIAVARDAAFCFVYQDNLRLLREAGGELLFFSPLADGALPEGISGIYLPGGYPELYAERLAVNVPMLDAIRGAARDGMPLYAECGGFIYLTRGMEDSQGAPLADFAGIFPVRARMLPKRKALGYRQVECLSVSILGPAGETARGHEFHYSEICEMPVDVTRTYSVTRQGAFLGQEGYCLSNCLASYVHLHFGSNPCLAPSLVAACRKFAATRRS; translated from the coding sequence ATGAGCATAAACGGCTTTCTGATAGCCGCTCCCCAGAGTGGCAGCGGCAAGACCACCATCTCCCTGGCCATCATGGCCGCGCTCAGGCGGCGAGGGCTGGTGGTCGCGCCCTTCAAGTGCGGGCCGGATTTCATCGATCCCGGTTACCATCGCATGGCAAGCGGCCGGGCTTCCATCAACCTGGATGGCTGGATGTGTCCGGAGTCGTTCGTGGCGGAAACCTTCCGTCTGCATGCGGAAGCCGCCGACGTGGCTGTGATCGAGGCGGTCATGGGTCTCTTCGATGGGCTCGGGGCCTCCCCCCTGCAGGGAAGCAGCGCCCAGATAGCCGCTATCTGCGGTGCTCCGGTGGTGCTGGTGGTCAATGCGCGCGGCATGGCGGCCAGTGCTGCGGCTCTTGTCAAGGGGTTCGCCGAGTTCGATCCGGACGTCAGGTTGGCCGGGGTGATTTTCAATAACGTGGGTAGCGCTGGCCATGCCGAATTGCTGGCCAGGGTCATGGCCAGCGCTCTGCCTGAAATCGCCCTGCTCGGCTGCATTCCGCGTGACGAGGCGCTGGCGATTCCCTCCCGTCATCTGGGGCTGGTTACGGCGGAAGATAATCCTCTGCCGCCGGAATATCTGGATCGCCTGGCCGATCTGGCTGAGAAGCACCTGGATCTGGCGGGACTGGCGGGCTTGAGGATTACCCCACGCTCGGTGGGGGCGTCTCTTTCTCGGACTAACGGGGGGGGGATGCTACCCGTGCGCATAGCCGTTGCCCGGGATGCGGCTTTCTGTTTTGTTTATCAGGACAATTTGCGCCTGCTGCGGGAGGCCGGGGGAGAGTTGCTGTTCTTCTCCCCCCTGGCGGACGGCGCTCTTCCCGAGGGGATCAGTGGCATCTACCTGCCGGGCGGCTATCCTGAGTTGTATGCCGAACGCCTGGCTGTCAACGTGCCTATGTTGGATGCCATACGCGGCGCGGCGCGGGACGGTATGCCGTTGTATGCCGAATGCGGTGGTTTTATCTATCTGACCCGGGGGATGGAGGATTCCCAGGGCGCTCCCCTTGCGGATTTTGCCGGCATTTTCCCGGTGCGGGCGCGCATGTTGCCGAAACGCAAGGCCCTGGGTTACCGCCAGGTGGAGTGCCTGAGTGTCTCGATCCTGGGGCCTGCCGGTGAAACCGCCCGTGGCCACGAGTTCCACTACTCGGAGATCTGTGAAATGCCGGTGGATGTTACGCGCACCTACAGTGTGACGCGTCAGGGAGCTTTCCTTGGCCAGGAGGGGTACTGTCTGTCCAACTGCCTGGCCTCCTACGTGCATCTGCATTTCGGCAGTAATCCCTGCCTTGCGCCATCCCTTGTGGCGGCATGCAGGAAGTTTGCTGCCACCCGCCGGTCGTAA
- the hflX gene encoding GTPase HflX: protein MKTSQIQALERLYRRRIPQAEFCTQELAGRLVELSLDIRRQIGILVNRSGMVEYVIVGDERGLVIPELRDYPLGKRPLRGLRLIHTHLKNEQVSEDDLTDLSLLRLDLLAALLFSPEKRRISVQMAWISPTSSGPSTITGAITTFERVDLECARFLEELEADLSRSTRAKSSGVEALERAILVSVTVEGTRQEAEDSIMELRELARTAQIEVLDEFIQRPRSINPRFVMGEGKMRDVVIRALQHGATMLIFDQELTPAQIRSISAMTELKAIDRSQLILDIFARRAQTLDGKVQVELAQLKYLLPRLTGRGVQMSRLMGGIGGRGPGETKLETDRRRIRDRIASLERELKELSRGRDQRRRKRVKASVPIVSIVGYTNAGKSTLLNTLTKSRVFTEDLLFATLDTSTRRLRFPLEREVIITDTVGFIRSLPASLLGAFKATLEELRDADLLLHVVDASNPRFETHIQQVNRILDELELGDKPRLLIFNKSDLLAKLKKSDTIAFLRVRQFARTCGGIMIAATDRTSMSPLLEELQRRFWPDESSLID, encoded by the coding sequence CTGAAAACCAGCCAGATCCAGGCCCTTGAACGGCTCTACCGGCGGCGCATTCCCCAAGCCGAGTTTTGCACCCAAGAACTGGCCGGCAGACTGGTGGAGCTTTCCCTCGACATCCGCCGCCAGATCGGCATCTTGGTCAACCGTTCCGGCATGGTGGAATACGTCATCGTCGGCGACGAACGGGGACTGGTCATTCCGGAACTGCGCGACTATCCCTTGGGAAAGCGCCCCTTGCGCGGACTGCGCCTGATCCACACCCATTTAAAGAACGAGCAGGTCAGTGAAGACGACCTGACCGACCTCTCCCTGCTTCGCCTGGACCTGCTGGCAGCCCTGCTGTTCTCTCCCGAAAAACGCAGAATTTCCGTTCAGATGGCCTGGATCTCCCCGACCAGCTCCGGTCCGTCGACCATTACCGGTGCGATCACTACTTTCGAGCGGGTCGACCTGGAGTGTGCCCGCTTCCTGGAGGAACTGGAGGCTGACCTGTCGCGCTCCACGCGTGCCAAGAGCAGCGGCGTCGAGGCGCTGGAGCGTGCGATCCTGGTCTCCGTCACCGTGGAGGGGACACGCCAGGAGGCTGAGGATTCCATCATGGAACTGCGCGAACTGGCCCGCACCGCGCAGATCGAGGTCCTGGACGAGTTCATCCAGCGGCCGCGCAGCATCAACCCCCGCTTCGTCATGGGAGAGGGCAAGATGCGCGACGTGGTCATCCGGGCCCTGCAGCACGGCGCCACCATGCTGATTTTCGACCAGGAGCTGACCCCGGCCCAGATCCGGTCCATCTCTGCCATGACCGAGCTGAAAGCCATCGACCGCAGCCAGCTGATCCTGGACATCTTCGCCCGCCGCGCCCAGACCCTTGACGGCAAGGTTCAGGTGGAGCTGGCACAACTGAAATACCTGCTGCCGCGCCTGACCGGACGGGGCGTGCAGATGTCGCGGCTGATGGGGGGCATCGGGGGGCGCGGACCGGGCGAGACCAAGCTGGAGACCGACCGTCGCCGCATCCGCGACCGCATCGCCAGCCTGGAACGCGAACTGAAGGAACTCTCCCGCGGCCGCGACCAGCGCAGGCGCAAGCGGGTCAAGGCCAGCGTGCCGATCGTTTCCATCGTCGGCTATACCAACGCCGGCAAGTCCACCCTGCTCAACACCCTCACCAAGAGCAGGGTGTTTACCGAGGACCTGCTCTTCGCCACCCTGGACACATCCACCCGCAGGCTGCGTTTCCCCCTCGAACGCGAGGTAATCATCACCGACACGGTCGGATTCATCCGTTCCCTCCCCGCATCGCTCTTGGGTGCCTTCAAGGCTACCCTGGAGGAACTGCGGGACGCCGATCTGCTGCTGCATGTGGTGGACGCTTCAAATCCCCGTTTCGAGACCCACATCCAACAGGTTAACCGCATCCTGGACGAACTGGAACTGGGCGACAAACCACGGCTTTTAATCTTCAACAAGTCCGACCTGCTCGCCAAACTGAAAAAGAGCGACACCATCGCCTTCCTGAGGGTGCGCCAGTTTGCCCGCACCTGCGGCGGCATCATGATTGCAGCCACCGACCGCACGAGCATGTCACCACTCCTGGAGGAGTTGCAACGACGCTTCTGGCCGGACGAGTCGTCCCTGATTGATTGA
- a CDS encoding AI-2E family transporter encodes MSHSLHGMHRGDYGKLIAVILLLCLIAAAGYALQHTISCFLLSWVIAYLLDPLVMRIEKRTLRRTRALVLLYAILGILSIFFMAIMVPKLTMGWDSFVEDLPLYIQKIKQIALEWKIRLPDRYGSDEIQWLIDKVSNNIDSAAQKAGVMVYSFGSRIFFNIFNIVLSPILVFFMLYYKQTVIDTLKSWLPEERKAVIIDIGLEVNRSIGGYLRGQVIVSIIVALLSTVALLVLDIAHPIFCGIFAGAASVLPFIGVLIATLPALFFAWYQYQSIAILSQTGFAFALIYFLEGYIIKPLIFKESMNLNPLMTIVMVMALGELLGFWGIMLALPIAAAIKITWGHYLRGDFAT; translated from the coding sequence GTGAGTCACTCGCTCCATGGCATGCATCGCGGTGACTACGGCAAACTGATCGCCGTCATCCTGCTGCTCTGCCTGATTGCGGCGGCCGGATACGCGCTGCAGCATACCATATCCTGCTTCCTGCTCTCCTGGGTCATCGCCTATCTGCTGGACCCACTGGTGATGCGCATCGAGAAGCGCACCTTACGGCGCACCCGCGCCCTGGTGTTGCTTTACGCCATCCTGGGCATTCTGAGCATCTTCTTCATGGCTATCATGGTGCCCAAACTGACCATGGGGTGGGACAGCTTTGTCGAAGACCTGCCGCTGTACATCCAGAAGATCAAGCAGATCGCCCTGGAGTGGAAGATCAGGCTCCCCGACCGCTATGGTTCGGACGAAATCCAGTGGCTGATCGACAAGGTTTCCAACAACATCGACTCCGCGGCCCAGAAGGCGGGAGTGATGGTCTACTCCTTCGGCAGCCGCATCTTCTTCAACATCTTCAACATCGTCCTCTCGCCCATACTGGTCTTCTTCATGCTGTACTACAAGCAGACCGTCATCGACACCCTGAAATCCTGGCTTCCGGAGGAGCGCAAGGCGGTCATCATCGACATCGGCCTGGAAGTCAACCGCAGCATCGGTGGCTACCTGCGCGGCCAGGTAATCGTCTCCATCATCGTGGCGCTGCTGTCAACAGTCGCGCTGCTGGTCCTGGACATAGCCCACCCGATCTTCTGCGGCATCTTCGCCGGCGCGGCATCGGTGCTCCCCTTCATCGGCGTGCTCATCGCCACCCTGCCGGCCCTGTTCTTCGCCTGGTACCAGTACCAGAGCATCGCCATCCTCAGCCAAACCGGTTTCGCCTTTGCCCTGATCTATTTCCTGGAGGGGTACATCATCAAGCCGCTGATCTTCAAGGAGTCCATGAACCTAAACCCCCTGATGACCATCGTCATGGTCATGGCGCTGGGAGAGCTGCTCGGCTTCTGGGGCATCATGCTGGCGCTGCCAATAGCCGCGGCTATCAAGATTACCTGGGGACATTATCTCAGGGGGGACTTCGCCACCTGA
- a CDS encoding UPF0158 family protein, producing MAFVHNVEIVWDELIDAFSSGQGNRVYFLDNQTGEIFFVPTTLEDDEFWRQMESNRERFLEIPRFDYSVERQIMNGFIGAIEDAGLKKLLGSSVNGRKPFGNLNDILSFFPEELARLKEIKDEFLTSRVRQWLEVNNLFTAETLSVSLSRI from the coding sequence ATGGCATTTGTGCACAACGTTGAAATTGTCTGGGATGAACTGATTGACGCATTCAGCAGCGGCCAGGGCAACCGGGTCTACTTCCTGGACAACCAGACAGGAGAAATCTTCTTTGTTCCCACGACTCTCGAAGACGATGAGTTCTGGCGGCAAATGGAGAGCAACCGGGAGCGTTTCCTGGAGATTCCCCGCTTCGACTACAGTGTTGAACGTCAGATCATGAACGGCTTCATCGGCGCCATCGAGGATGCCGGCCTGAAGAAACTGCTGGGCAGTTCGGTCAACGGCAGAAAGCCGTTCGGCAACCTCAACGACATCCTCTCCTTCTTCCCCGAAGAACTGGCACGCCTGAAAGAGATCAAGGACGAATTTCTCACCAGTCGGGTCAGGCAATGGCTGGAGGTAAACAACCTGTTTACCGCTGAAACCCTCTCCGTAAGTCTTTCCCGCATCTGA
- a CDS encoding enoyl-ACP reductase FabI has translation MSLLQGKKALIFGIANDKSIAWAIAQAMHRQGAELAVTYAGEALEKRVRPLAESLNATAILPCNVTCDEDIASVIKHLSTIWDGIDIIVHAIAFANKEELKGTILNTTREGFATAMDISAYSFIAILKEAHAMMQGRNAAALTLTYHGARKVFPNYNVMGVAKAALEASVHYLSEALGPEGIRVNAISAGPIRTLASAGVSGFAHILNQVEGKAPLRRNTTQEDVAGSAVYLCSDLANAVTGEVHYVDCGYNVIGL, from the coding sequence ATGTCACTATTACAGGGCAAAAAAGCGCTCATCTTCGGCATTGCCAACGACAAGAGCATCGCCTGGGCCATTGCGCAGGCGATGCACCGACAGGGAGCCGAACTGGCCGTCACCTATGCGGGAGAAGCACTGGAAAAGCGGGTCCGCCCCCTGGCGGAGTCACTGAACGCCACAGCAATCCTCCCCTGCAACGTCACCTGCGACGAGGACATAGCATCCGTAATAAAGCACCTCTCAACCATCTGGGACGGCATCGACATCATCGTCCATGCCATAGCCTTCGCCAACAAGGAAGAATTGAAGGGGACCATCCTCAACACCACCAGGGAAGGGTTCGCTACCGCCATGGACATCAGCGCCTACTCCTTCATCGCCATACTGAAGGAGGCACACGCCATGATGCAGGGGCGAAACGCAGCAGCACTGACCCTCACCTACCACGGCGCCAGGAAGGTCTTCCCCAATTACAATGTCATGGGCGTGGCCAAGGCGGCCCTGGAGGCATCGGTGCACTACCTGTCCGAGGCGCTCGGCCCCGAGGGTATCCGGGTCAACGCCATCTCAGCCGGCCCGATCCGCACCCTGGCATCGGCAGGCGTCAGCGGTTTCGCGCATATCCTCAACCAGGTTGAGGGTAAGGCGCCCCTGCGCCGCAACACCACCCAGGAAGACGTGGCCGGTTCGGCGGTCTACCTGTGCAGCGATCTGGCCAATGCCGTCACCGGCGAGGTTCACTACGTCGACTGCGGTTACAATGTGATCGGACTGTAG